From the Budorcas taxicolor isolate Tak-1 chromosome 1, Takin1.1, whole genome shotgun sequence genome, one window contains:
- the TMEM41A gene encoding transmembrane protein 41A isoform X2 — protein MHSLLGLLLVFAGSTFALYLLSTRLPRASTLVSAEEAGDRSLWFPSDLAELRELSEVLREYRKEHQVYVFLLFCSAYLYKQSFAIPGSSFLNVLAGALFGPWLGLLLCCVLTSVGATGCYLLSSVFGKQLVVSYFPDKVFLLQKKVEENRNGLFFFLLFLRLFPMTPNWFLNLSAPILNIPIVQFFFSVLIGLIPYNFICVQTGSILSTLTSLDALFSWETAFKLLAIALVALVPGTLIKKVSQKDLRLKETSNAHSLNSRKVT, from the exons ATGCACTCCCTGCTCGGCCTCCTCCTGGTCTTCGCCGGCAGCACCTTCGCCCTGTACTTGCTGTCCACGCGACTGCCTCGCGCGTCGACTCTGGTCTCAGCCGAGGAGGCTGGAGACAG GTCGCTATGGTTTCCCTCGGACCTGGCTGAGCTGCGGGAACTCTCCGAGGTCCTTCGAGAATACCGAAAGGAACACCAGGTCTACGTGTTCCTGCTCTTCTGCAGTGCCTACCTCTACAAACAGAGCTTTGCCATCCCTGGGTCCAGCTTCCTG AATGTTTTAGCCGGTGCTTTGTTTGGGCCCTGGCTGGGGCTTCTGCTGTGCTGCGTGCTGACCTCAGTGGGTGCCACGGGCTGCTACCTGCTCTCCAGTGTTTTTGGCAAACAGCTGGTGGTCTCCTACTTTCCTGACAAAGTGTTCCTGCTGCAGAAGAAG GTGGAGGAGAACAGAAACGGCCTGTTTTTCTTCTTACTGTTTCTGAGACTTTTCCCTATGACGCCAAACTGGTTCTTGAACCTCTCGGCCCCGATTCTGAACATCCCCATCGTGCAGTTCTTCTTCTCTGTTCTTATCG gtTTGATCCCATATAATTTCATCTGTGTGCAGACGGGCTCCATCCTGTCCACCCTCACTTCTCTGGATGCTCTTTTCTCCTGGGAAACTGCCTTTAAACTGCTGGCCATTGCCCTGGTGGCCTTAGTTCCTGGAACCCTCATTAAAAAAGTTAGTCAGAAAGACTTACGTTTGAAAGAAACAAGCAACGCTCATTCTCTGAATAGTAGGAAGGTCACGTGA
- the TMEM41A gene encoding transmembrane protein 41A isoform X3: protein MWTRSRSLWFPSDLAELRELSEVLREYRKEHQVYVFLLFCSAYLYKQSFAIPGSSFLVSILPSSCACLPGSHVLCRGSIRLQSLQNVLAGALFGPWLGLLLCCVLTSVGATGCYLLSSVFGKQLVVSYFPDKVFLLQKKVEENRNGLFFFLLFLRLFPMTPNWFLNLSAPILNIPIVQFFFSVLIGLIPYNFICVQTGSILSTLTSLDALFSWETAFKLLAIALVALVPGTLIKKVSQKDLRLKETSNAHSLNSRKVT, encoded by the exons ATGTGGACCCGCAGCCG GTCGCTATGGTTTCCCTCGGACCTGGCTGAGCTGCGGGAACTCTCCGAGGTCCTTCGAGAATACCGAAAGGAACACCAGGTCTACGTGTTCCTGCTCTTCTGCAGTGCCTACCTCTACAAACAGAGCTTTGCCATCCCTGGGTCCAGCTTCCTGGTCAGTATCCTGCCCTCCTCCTGTGCCTGCCTCCCAGGAAGCCACGTTCTTTGCAGAGGGTCCATTAGGCTGCAGAGCCTACAG AATGTTTTAGCCGGTGCTTTGTTTGGGCCCTGGCTGGGGCTTCTGCTGTGCTGCGTGCTGACCTCAGTGGGTGCCACGGGCTGCTACCTGCTCTCCAGTGTTTTTGGCAAACAGCTGGTGGTCTCCTACTTTCCTGACAAAGTGTTCCTGCTGCAGAAGAAG GTGGAGGAGAACAGAAACGGCCTGTTTTTCTTCTTACTGTTTCTGAGACTTTTCCCTATGACGCCAAACTGGTTCTTGAACCTCTCGGCCCCGATTCTGAACATCCCCATCGTGCAGTTCTTCTTCTCTGTTCTTATCG gtTTGATCCCATATAATTTCATCTGTGTGCAGACGGGCTCCATCCTGTCCACCCTCACTTCTCTGGATGCTCTTTTCTCCTGGGAAACTGCCTTTAAACTGCTGGCCATTGCCCTGGTGGCCTTAGTTCCTGGAACCCTCATTAAAAAAGTTAGTCAGAAAGACTTACGTTTGAAAGAAACAAGCAACGCTCATTCTCTGAATAGTAGGAAGGTCACGTGA
- the TMEM41A gene encoding transmembrane protein 41A isoform X1: MHSLLGLLLVFAGSTFALYLLSTRLPRASTLVSAEEAGDRSLWFPSDLAELRELSEVLREYRKEHQVYVFLLFCSAYLYKQSFAIPGSSFLVSILPSSCACLPGSHVLCRGSIRLQSLQNVLAGALFGPWLGLLLCCVLTSVGATGCYLLSSVFGKQLVVSYFPDKVFLLQKKVEENRNGLFFFLLFLRLFPMTPNWFLNLSAPILNIPIVQFFFSVLIGLIPYNFICVQTGSILSTLTSLDALFSWETAFKLLAIALVALVPGTLIKKVSQKDLRLKETSNAHSLNSRKVT, translated from the exons ATGCACTCCCTGCTCGGCCTCCTCCTGGTCTTCGCCGGCAGCACCTTCGCCCTGTACTTGCTGTCCACGCGACTGCCTCGCGCGTCGACTCTGGTCTCAGCCGAGGAGGCTGGAGACAG GTCGCTATGGTTTCCCTCGGACCTGGCTGAGCTGCGGGAACTCTCCGAGGTCCTTCGAGAATACCGAAAGGAACACCAGGTCTACGTGTTCCTGCTCTTCTGCAGTGCCTACCTCTACAAACAGAGCTTTGCCATCCCTGGGTCCAGCTTCCTGGTCAGTATCCTGCCCTCCTCCTGTGCCTGCCTCCCAGGAAGCCACGTTCTTTGCAGAGGGTCCATTAGGCTGCAGAGCCTACAG AATGTTTTAGCCGGTGCTTTGTTTGGGCCCTGGCTGGGGCTTCTGCTGTGCTGCGTGCTGACCTCAGTGGGTGCCACGGGCTGCTACCTGCTCTCCAGTGTTTTTGGCAAACAGCTGGTGGTCTCCTACTTTCCTGACAAAGTGTTCCTGCTGCAGAAGAAG GTGGAGGAGAACAGAAACGGCCTGTTTTTCTTCTTACTGTTTCTGAGACTTTTCCCTATGACGCCAAACTGGTTCTTGAACCTCTCGGCCCCGATTCTGAACATCCCCATCGTGCAGTTCTTCTTCTCTGTTCTTATCG gtTTGATCCCATATAATTTCATCTGTGTGCAGACGGGCTCCATCCTGTCCACCCTCACTTCTCTGGATGCTCTTTTCTCCTGGGAAACTGCCTTTAAACTGCTGGCCATTGCCCTGGTGGCCTTAGTTCCTGGAACCCTCATTAAAAAAGTTAGTCAGAAAGACTTACGTTTGAAAGAAACAAGCAACGCTCATTCTCTGAATAGTAGGAAGGTCACGTGA